A region of Streptomyces sp. WMMC500 DNA encodes the following proteins:
- a CDS encoding response regulator transcription factor → MIRVLLIHDTMLIRSALAALLGGEQDLDVLTTAWHHSRGPAADWQAQVCVVDGDGEWSGLPGTAAERMVILTEAGRPGLLRRASQADVRGLVSKDSAPERLIAAIRRVATGDRYIDEALACDFLRAADMPLTSRELAVLAAAAEGAPVAEIAAALHLAGGTVRNYLAAVIRKTGARNRVDAIRIADSAGWL, encoded by the coding sequence GTGATCCGCGTGCTTCTGATACACGACACGATGCTCATCAGATCCGCGCTGGCCGCACTGCTGGGAGGAGAACAGGATCTCGACGTACTCACGACGGCGTGGCACCACTCGCGCGGACCGGCGGCCGACTGGCAGGCGCAGGTGTGCGTGGTGGACGGCGACGGCGAGTGGTCCGGGCTTCCGGGCACCGCCGCGGAAAGGATGGTGATCCTCACCGAGGCGGGGCGGCCGGGGCTGCTGCGGCGTGCCTCGCAGGCGGACGTGCGGGGCCTCGTCAGCAAGGACTCGGCCCCGGAGAGGCTGATCGCCGCCATCCGGCGGGTCGCGACGGGCGACCGGTACATCGACGAAGCGCTGGCCTGCGACTTCCTGCGGGCCGCGGACATGCCGCTGACCAGCAGGGAGCTGGCCGTGCTGGCCGCCGCGGCGGAGGGGGCTCCGGTCGCCGAGATCGCGGCCGCCCTGCATCTGGCCGGCGGCACGGTGCGCAACTACCTCGCCGCGGTGATCCGCAAGACGGGCGCGCGCAACCGGGTCGACGCGATCCGCATCGCCGACAGCGCGGGCTGGCTCTGA
- a CDS encoding aspartate aminotransferase family protein, producing the protein MALYYAEPIEITHGEGRHVWDAEGNRYLDFFGGILTTMTAHALPEVTKAVAEQAGRILHTSTLYLNRPMVELAERIAQVSGIPDARVFFTSSGTEANDTALLLASTYRGSNQVLAMRNSYHGRSFTAVGITGNRAWSPTSLSPLQTLYVHGGIRGSGPFAHLDDAAFIDACVADLRDMLSQTRGVAALIAEPVQGVGGFTSPPDGLYAAFREVLAEEGILWITDEVQSGWGRTGDHFWGWQAHAGNGPPDMLTFAKGIGNGASIGGVVARAEIMNCLDANSLSTFGGSPVTMAAGLANLGYVLEHDLQGNARRVGGLLIERLRAATAGLASVREVRGRGLMIGIELATPGHAAAVLEHARAGGLLVGRGKFGETLRIAPPLSLTVAEAEEGAAVLERALHAADAGTDGG; encoded by the coding sequence ATGGCGCTCTACTACGCCGAGCCCATCGAGATCACCCACGGCGAGGGCCGGCACGTCTGGGACGCCGAGGGCAACCGCTACCTCGACTTCTTCGGCGGCATCCTCACCACCATGACCGCCCACGCCCTCCCGGAGGTCACCAAGGCGGTCGCCGAGCAGGCCGGCCGCATCCTGCACACCTCCACCCTCTACCTCAACCGCCCCATGGTGGAGCTGGCCGAGCGCATCGCGCAGGTGTCCGGCATCCCCGACGCGCGGGTGTTCTTCACCTCCTCCGGCACCGAGGCCAACGACACCGCGCTGCTGCTGGCGAGCACGTACCGCGGCTCGAACCAGGTGCTGGCCATGCGCAACAGCTACCACGGCCGCTCCTTCACCGCGGTCGGCATCACCGGCAACCGCGCCTGGTCGCCCACCAGCCTCTCCCCGCTGCAGACCCTCTACGTCCACGGCGGCATCCGCGGCAGCGGCCCCTTCGCGCACCTCGACGACGCCGCGTTCATCGACGCCTGCGTCGCCGACCTGCGCGACATGCTGTCCCAGACCCGCGGCGTCGCCGCCCTCATCGCCGAGCCCGTCCAGGGCGTCGGCGGCTTCACGTCCCCGCCAGACGGCCTGTACGCCGCCTTCCGCGAGGTGCTCGCCGAGGAGGGCATCCTGTGGATCACCGACGAGGTGCAGTCCGGCTGGGGCCGTACCGGCGACCACTTCTGGGGCTGGCAGGCGCACGCGGGCAACGGCCCGCCGGACATGCTCACCTTCGCCAAGGGAATCGGCAACGGCGCCTCCATCGGCGGCGTCGTAGCCCGCGCCGAGATCATGAACTGCCTGGACGCCAACTCCCTGTCCACGTTCGGCGGCAGCCCGGTCACCATGGCCGCGGGCCTGGCCAACCTCGGCTACGTCCTGGAGCACGACCTCCAGGGCAACGCCCGCCGCGTCGGCGGGCTGCTCATCGAGCGGCTGCGGGCCGCCACGGCGGGCCTTGCCTCGGTCCGCGAGGTACGCGGCCGGGGCCTGATGATCGGCATCGAGCTGGCGACCCCGGGGCACGCCGCGGCGGTGCTGGAGCACGCCCGCGCCGGCGGACTGCTCGTCGGCCGCGGCAAGTTCGGCGAGACGCTGCGCATCGCGCCGCCCCTGTCCCTGACCGTCGCGGAAGCGGAGGAGGGGGCGGCGGTCCTCGAACGGGCCCTGCACGCCGCCGACGCCGGAACGGACGGCGGCTGA
- a CDS encoding nitrilase-related carbon-nitrogen hydrolase has product MANVVRAALVQATWTGDTESMIAKHEEHARAAAAQGAAIIGFQEVFNAPYFCQVQEPEHYRWAEPVPDGPTVVRMQALARETGMVVVVPVFEVEQSGFYYNTAVVIDPDGTVLGKYRKHHIPQVKGFWEKYYFKPGNLGWPVFDTAVGRVGVYICYDRHFPEGWRALGLGGAQLVYNPSATSRGLSAYLWQLEQPAAAVANEYFIAAINRVGVEEYGDNDFYGTSYFVDPRGQFVGDVASDKEEELVVRDLDFGMIEEVRQQWAFYRDRRPDAYEDLVKP; this is encoded by the coding sequence ATGGCCAACGTTGTACGCGCCGCACTCGTCCAGGCGACGTGGACCGGCGACACCGAGTCGATGATCGCGAAGCACGAGGAGCACGCGAGAGCCGCCGCCGCCCAGGGCGCGGCGATCATCGGCTTCCAGGAGGTCTTCAACGCCCCCTACTTCTGCCAGGTGCAGGAGCCCGAGCACTACCGCTGGGCCGAGCCCGTGCCGGACGGGCCCACCGTCGTGCGGATGCAGGCCCTCGCCCGCGAGACCGGGATGGTCGTCGTCGTCCCCGTCTTCGAGGTCGAGCAGTCGGGCTTCTACTACAACACCGCGGTCGTCATCGACCCGGACGGGACGGTGCTCGGCAAGTACCGCAAGCACCACATCCCGCAGGTCAAGGGCTTCTGGGAGAAGTACTACTTCAAGCCGGGCAACCTCGGCTGGCCGGTCTTCGACACCGCCGTCGGCAGGGTCGGCGTCTACATCTGCTACGACCGGCACTTCCCCGAGGGCTGGCGCGCCCTCGGCCTCGGCGGCGCGCAGCTCGTCTACAACCCGTCGGCCACCTCTCGCGGCCTGTCGGCGTACCTGTGGCAACTGGAGCAGCCCGCCGCGGCCGTCGCCAACGAGTACTTCATCGCCGCCATCAACCGCGTCGGCGTCGAGGAGTACGGCGACAACGACTTCTACGGCACGAGCTACTTCGTCGACCCGCGCGGCCAGTTCGTCGGCGACGTCGCGAGCGACAAGGAGGAGGAACTGGTGGTGCGCGACCTCGACTTCGGCATGATCGAGGAGGTCCGGCAGCAGTGGGCGTTCTACCGGGACCGCCGCCCGGACGCGTACGAGGACCTGGTGAAGCCGTGA